The Pseudomonadota bacterium DNA segment CTTCCGAATTGATAGACGGTACGGTCCAGAAAGTAGCGAACGGCACAAAAATTGTGCTAAGGGCAATTGAAGCATTTAAAGAAGTTGCAGATAACAGTACCAAGGTCGGGAGCCTGATAAGTGAAATCGCCACCGCCTCCAACGAGCAGGCGCAGGGGTTAAGCCAAATCCATACAGCCGTCACCCAGATGGATAGCATAACTCAACAAAACTCTGCCATTGCTGAAGAATCAGCTTCAGCGTCTGAAGAGTTGAATGCCCAGGCCGATACCATGATGGACATGATCATGGGATTAAACAATATCATAGATGGTGGCCAAAGAAACAATTCGCCGACAGACATGCCATTACAGAAACAAAACCTGATCACATAATTCAACTAAAAAATGGAGGAGCATTTCCTCTCAGACGGGCAGTTTGCGCCCGCAGCGCAACTACGATCCAATCGACTTGGGTGAAGCAACCTGAGTCAGAATCAAGGGTTCGACTTGATACGCTGACATTAAAACAGCAAGTGCGTAATAAGCATAAAAAAAGCCGGAGGCTGTAAAACCTCCGGCTTTTTTATGCACTGTATATTTGATTGTTATTAACGTTTGATATTGATCAGATCGGCAAGCATCTCATCGGTTGTGGAAATAATTTTCGAGTTTGCCTGAAAACCCCTCTGGGTGGTGATCAGTTTTACGAACTCGGTGCCGATATCAACGTTTGACTGCTCAAGGGCATTGGGTGCAATGGATCCCAGACCGTTGGTTCCCGGCGCGCCGGTTATCGGAGCGCCGGAATCGGTTGTTTCCCTGAAGACGTTACCGCCCTCCTTGAACAATCCCGCAAGATTATTGAATGTTGCAAGAGCAACCTGTGCCTTTTTCAAAACCTGGCCGTTGGAATAATGCCCGGTAATGACTCCTTCAGTATCTACGGATACCGACTGGAGGAACCCTGAGGCAAAACCATCCTGATCCTGAAAGATCGTCGTGGAAGAGTTTGCATACTGAGTGGAGGCAAGAGCCTCGGCATCAAATTCAGAGGTTACTTCATCACCCTGGCGACTGCCGTCCTCACCGCCGGTGTCGCCGGCAAGGATATCAAACTGTGCCAAGCCAAACGGAGCACCAGCGCCACTATAGGCGATGGAAGCAATATCAAGGGGACTTGTCACCGCTGAGGTATCGGCAACTCTGTCGGTAAGCACCAAACGCCCGGCATTGTCGATTTCCGCTTCACAGAGGAACGTCGACTCCAGCCAATCCAGCATATCCTGAACCGTGCCGTTTGGCGAATCTGCTGCCACTGCGCTATCGAACAAACCCGCCGCACCTGCAATGGTGGTTCCATCGGTTGCAGTGCCGGCAAACTGAAAGGTATTACCGACAACCACCGGGTTGCCCGCAGTATCATAGACGTTGGCCCAGGTACTGAGACCGCTGATGACCGGAACCGTGTCGGTAGCTGTCTGCACGGCGCGTTCAGTGGAAACTATCTTACGCTTTGAGGTTGTATAATTTATTTGGGTGCCCCAGGGATTGGCGGCGCTTGTATTAGTAAAACTGCTGATGTACATGCCGCTGTCACCGCCCTGCTGGTCGGTAATCCGCAACTTGCCGGTTGCATCAATACTGGCTGTGCAGGTAAAAGTCGTTTCCAGCTGATCCAGGATATCCTGAACTTTTGTGGTGTTGGCATTAGCTACCGTATAGACCAGGGTCGTGGCCCTGGTGCCGTCGTGCTGAAATCCGGCAAAGGTAAACACGTCACCATTGGCAATGGCATTGCCGTTTGAATCGTAAACACTTGATAAAAACGTCTCCGAAGTGATACGGGTTGTTGCCGCCGGATCA contains these protein-coding regions:
- a CDS encoding flagellar hook-basal body complex protein codes for the protein MGISSSLYSSISGLNTMGNAMSVLGDNVANVNTIAFKSSRATFQDVLSQSVSTASGAAQVGRGVTLSTVDGLFAQGSFESSSTPTDMAIGGQGFFMLRGPESNEADNYTRAGEFRFDQEGHLVNPKGYFVQGWSIASNTGNRQGTIGDITIGKSTPPVATTDIEVIVNVDSRQQNETTEVRLFDAWDGRNAAAVNPTDPIDSANYEYTSAIKIYDTVGASHDVTIYFDRTTNDNEWEFLVTCDPSEDQRYLDAADQTVYAPNLRYDYADHKGAGALMYGIINFSTSGDIDRIDAFSVPPDAEVDPSLNDNRMVLGSSESYFSFPTNFTGDTINQGVTINLGARFSGSPTNLTQVVVSDLGAYSDPAATTRITSETFLSSVYDSNGNAIANGDVFTFAGFQHDGTRATTLVYTVANANTTKVQDILDQLETTFTCTASIDATGKLRITDQQGGDSGMYISSFTNTSAANPWGTQINYTTSKRKIVSTERAVQTATDTVPVISGLSTWANVYDTAGNPVVVGNTFQFAGTATDGTTIAGAAGLFDSAVAADSPNGTVQDMLDWLESTFLCEAEIDNAGRLVLTDRVADTSAVTSPLDIASIAYSGAGAPFGLAQFDILAGDTGGEDGSRQGDEVTSEFDAEALASTQYANSSTTIFQDQDGFASGFLQSVSVDTEGVITGHYSNGQVLKKAQVALATFNNLAGLFKEGGNVFRETTDSGAPITGAPGTNGLGSIAPNALEQSNVDIGTEFVKLITTQRGFQANSKIISTTDEMLADLINIKR